A genomic window from Companilactobacillus alimentarius DSM 20249 includes:
- a CDS encoding MFS transporter, whose amino-acid sequence MSQTQKINTRPEHPTLSLLGVLIGGFVGMFSETSLNIALPSIMKAFNIETGTAQWLVTGYMLVIAIVLPLSSLLTKHFSTRGLVRFGFLDFIVGSVISALAMNFPMLLAGRMIQGIATGIILPLTFSIAMRIFPPNKLGAALGMAALVIMFAPAIGPTISGIVLGALSWRFIFWTFVIFLLIGLFIMEKNLTNVFEVTKPKVDWLAIGLSTISFGLIVFGISFLSKNIIIALVSLVIGLIFLVVYIRQQLHAKTPTLDFSVLKTPEFLTGSVLVMLNFGITLSAMYLLPMYLQNGLGIAVALTGIVMLPGGVINAVVSFGAGRAYDKIGAKMMSRLGFLISIIGSAMFLFSNSNSSLGYIIAAHIVLMIGVPLAMSPSQTYGLNSLDAYQSADGSAIINTFQQVIGAVATGIATILLSTGQSNYFANGGHSAKLAFTNGAHYGFMFTLILAVFGFILAFRVHNKSAETVDVKETEKATSQDKEAATDMN is encoded by the coding sequence ATGAGTCAAACTCAAAAAATTAATACAAGACCCGAACATCCAACCTTGTCACTATTGGGTGTCTTAATCGGTGGATTTGTAGGTATGTTTAGTGAAACTTCATTGAACATTGCCCTTCCATCTATCATGAAAGCTTTTAACATTGAAACAGGTACTGCACAGTGGCTAGTTACAGGTTATATGCTTGTAATTGCAATTGTTTTACCCCTTTCTAGTTTACTAACGAAGCACTTTTCAACTCGTGGACTAGTAAGATTTGGATTCTTGGATTTCATTGTAGGTTCTGTAATTTCAGCCCTAGCAATGAATTTCCCAATGCTTCTTGCAGGTAGAATGATCCAAGGTATCGCTACCGGAATTATCTTGCCATTGACGTTCTCAATCGCAATGAGAATTTTCCCACCAAACAAACTAGGTGCTGCCTTAGGTATGGCTGCTCTAGTTATTATGTTCGCACCAGCTATTGGACCAACAATTTCTGGTATCGTTCTTGGTGCATTGTCATGGAGATTTATCTTCTGGACATTCGTTATTTTCCTATTGATTGGTTTGTTCATCATGGAAAAGAACTTAACTAATGTCTTTGAAGTTACTAAGCCAAAAGTTGATTGGTTAGCTATTGGACTGTCAACTATCAGTTTTGGTTTGATCGTCTTTGGTATCAGTTTCTTAAGTAAAAATATTATTATTGCTCTTGTATCCTTAGTAATTGGTTTAATTTTCTTAGTTGTCTATATCAGACAACAATTACATGCTAAAACTCCTACATTGGACTTTTCAGTATTAAAAACACCTGAATTTCTAACTGGATCAGTTCTAGTTATGTTGAACTTTGGTATTACTTTATCAGCTATGTATCTCTTGCCAATGTATCTACAAAATGGTTTAGGTATAGCTGTAGCGCTAACTGGTATCGTTATGTTGCCAGGTGGTGTGATCAATGCGGTTGTTTCATTTGGTGCCGGTCGTGCTTACGATAAAATTGGTGCCAAGATGATGTCACGTTTAGGATTCTTGATTTCTATTATTGGTTCAGCAATGTTCCTATTCAGTAATTCAAATAGTTCTTTAGGTTATATCATCGCAGCCCATATTGTTTTGATGATTGGTGTTCCATTGGCTATGTCACCATCTCAAACATATGGTCTTAATTCATTGGATGCATATCAATCAGCAGATGGTTCTGCCATCATCAATACTTTCCAACAAGTTATTGGTGCTGTAGCAACTGGTATTGCTACAATTCTTTTGAGTACAGGTCAATCAAACTACTTTGCTAATGGTGGACATTCAGCAAAATTAGCTTTTACTAACGGTGCTCATTATGGATTCATGTTTACATTGATTTTAGCTGTCTTCGGCTTCATCTTAGCTTTTCGTGTTCACAATAAGAGTGCAGAAACTGTTGATGTTAAAGAGACAGAAAAAGCAACTTCTCAAGACAAAGAAGCTGCTACAGATATGAATTAA
- a CDS encoding BglG family transcription antiterminator, producing the protein MTELKKDLKSLDRQASLDTVENRIKYLLNELLISNQSISIDDILDNLYISINTFNNYILEIKRIVDKYNLNLVNKHNRILLVGDGESKRYCFIDQLENKNYKEYILGFTSNERKLFSNINLDSISKLVNNFVDLEMKEIPDYNRKNIVIHVALSLSRIKLGHVLTKFSSELQLSSSVQDDFNKLFNDLEKDEKIKIPLPEREYIKYHIGLNNPQIVKNTNEPQSQLIKKSVILFLDKIRDNYTFNLLNDKLLIDNLTEHIKAVIKINDLDSTRKNPLLDVILSTFPLAYEMTVTSINILEHQLKLRLSKDELSFITLHVGASMERNYNNKWKKRNVAIICGSGTATANLLKIKLEGRFSNYLNIMGVYSYAEYCNSSYPKDVDFLISTVPILNSSVPVVEVDLSNYANDSKELYDFITSTSDDQQVLYSLFKPELVFVNSELSNRKQVLNFLCDNLEKQKVVKQDFREKMFKREGMYSTAIGGGIAIPHPIKFAANKSNVAFLQLKHPITWDDKGNKIQLVFLLAINKDEYPKIQTLFSFLVDLQNDSRFYNAISKCNNSNEAIKVINSFIQNNLNQTS; encoded by the coding sequence TTGACAGAATTAAAAAAGGATTTAAAGAGCCTGGATAGGCAAGCCTCATTAGATACTGTTGAGAACAGGATTAAGTATTTATTAAATGAATTGTTAATTAGTAATCAGTCCATTTCTATAGATGATATTTTGGATAATTTATATATTAGTATCAATACTTTTAATAATTACATTCTTGAAATAAAAAGAATTGTAGATAAATATAACCTTAATTTAGTTAATAAACATAATAGGATATTGCTAGTTGGAGATGGAGAAAGCAAAAGATATTGTTTTATTGATCAACTTGAGAACAAAAATTATAAGGAATATATCTTAGGATTTACAAGTAATGAAAGAAAATTGTTCAGTAATATTAATTTAGATTCAATAAGCAAATTGGTTAATAATTTTGTGGATTTAGAGATGAAAGAAATTCCAGATTACAATCGGAAAAATATAGTTATTCATGTAGCGTTGTCCTTATCAAGAATTAAATTAGGACACGTATTAACTAAATTCAGTAGTGAACTTCAATTATCTTCAAGTGTTCAAGACGATTTTAATAAATTGTTTAATGATTTGGAAAAAGATGAAAAAATAAAAATACCCTTACCTGAAAGGGAATATATTAAATATCATATTGGCTTGAATAATCCACAAATTGTGAAGAATACTAATGAACCGCAATCCCAATTAATAAAGAAGAGTGTAATTTTATTTTTAGATAAAATTAGAGATAATTATACTTTTAATCTTCTGAACGATAAATTATTAATTGATAACTTGACGGAGCATATTAAAGCGGTCATCAAAATAAATGATTTGGATAGTACTCGTAAAAATCCTTTATTGGATGTTATTTTATCAACTTTTCCACTGGCCTATGAAATGACTGTAACTTCAATTAATATCTTAGAACACCAATTGAAATTACGTTTATCTAAAGATGAATTATCATTTATTACACTGCATGTTGGAGCCTCAATGGAAAGAAATTATAATAATAAGTGGAAAAAAAGAAATGTAGCAATTATTTGTGGCTCAGGTACAGCAACCGCTAATTTACTAAAAATAAAATTAGAAGGCAGATTCAGTAATTATTTGAATATTATGGGAGTTTATTCATATGCGGAGTACTGTAATTCCTCTTATCCAAAGGATGTTGATTTTTTGATTTCCACGGTTCCTATACTTAATAGTTCTGTCCCTGTCGTTGAAGTAGATTTGTCAAACTATGCTAATGACAGTAAGGAATTATACGATTTCATTACATCCACCTCTGATGACCAGCAGGTACTCTATAGTCTATTTAAACCAGAATTGGTTTTTGTTAATAGTGAGTTATCAAATCGAAAACAAGTTTTAAATTTCCTTTGTGATAATTTAGAAAAACAAAAAGTAGTGAAACAAGATTTTAGAGAGAAAATGTTCAAGCGTGAGGGAATGTACTCCACAGCTATAGGCGGAGGAATCGCAATACCACATCCTATAAAATTTGCTGCAAATAAATCTAATGTGGCATTTTTGCAATTGAAACATCCCATTACGTGGGATGATAAAGGAAATAAAATACAACTAGTTTTTCTTTTAGCAATAAATAAGGATGAGTATCCAAAGATTCAAACTCTGTTTAGCTTTTTAGTTGATTTGCAAAACGATTCAAGATTTTATAATGCAATTAGTAAATGTAATAATTCTAACGAAGCAATCAAAGTTATTAATTCGTTCATACAAAATAATCTTAATCAAACATCGTGA
- a CDS encoding GGDEF domain-containing protein: MLSKLFLDIAPLTVSLFFIMGAFVVFQIIFSGIRKILQSKNINIDEYALRSVLGIIYILVLLFIMQSSIRNANESWIYINFQIVSVIFYTVILSVHFQYHIFGPIILAFMLFNSAIYSWQSWCLAIILIIFYYSLNYIKTHTKEKFPFFHYMLLSIILGSAYWYFTALKFSISNDILIKEIIYLIIMELFTFGYIAILYTDIESRTALFKEATHDKLTETYNYDAFDIDFRSLFKNTAVTNVKSTMMMFDIDHFKNINDTYGHLTGDKVLRSVVKIVQNIIQNTDPNIKLYRTGGEEFNIIFPNYSVQSTQEIVEQIFQAVNHSRIPIDGHLINVTISVGVSEINESDVSVNDFYSRVDRALYHSKRNGRKEITVI; encoded by the coding sequence TTGCTAAGTAAATTATTTCTAGACATTGCGCCGCTAACTGTAAGTCTCTTCTTCATTATGGGAGCTTTTGTCGTTTTCCAAATTATTTTTTCAGGTATAAGGAAAATTCTTCAAAGTAAAAATATCAATATCGATGAATATGCCCTGCGTTCTGTCCTAGGTATAATCTATATTTTAGTTTTGTTATTTATCATGCAAAGCTCCATCAGAAATGCCAACGAATCGTGGATCTACATCAACTTTCAAATTGTCTCCGTCATCTTCTATACAGTTATCTTAAGCGTTCACTTCCAATATCATATCTTTGGACCAATCATCTTGGCATTCATGCTTTTCAATTCGGCTATTTACAGTTGGCAATCCTGGTGTTTAGCGATAATTTTAATCATTTTTTATTATTCATTGAATTATATCAAGACCCATACGAAAGAAAAATTTCCCTTTTTTCATTATATGTTGCTTAGCATCATTTTAGGTAGCGCTTATTGGTATTTCACCGCCTTAAAATTTTCCATCAGTAACGATATTTTGATTAAAGAAATTATCTATTTAATTATTATGGAATTATTCACTTTTGGATACATCGCCATTCTTTATACCGATATTGAATCTAGAACTGCCCTCTTTAAGGAAGCCACTCATGATAAATTAACTGAAACTTACAATTACGATGCCTTCGATATTGATTTTCGTTCACTCTTTAAAAATACTGCCGTCACTAATGTTAAATCTACCATGATGATGTTTGATATCGATCACTTCAAGAATATTAATGACACTTATGGTCATCTTACTGGCGATAAAGTTCTACGAAGTGTTGTCAAGATCGTCCAAAATATCATTCAAAACACTGATCCAAATATCAAACTATATCGGACTGGTGGCGAAGAGTTTAACATCATCTTCCCAAACTACAGTGTCCAAAGCACCCAAGAGATTGTTGAGCAAATATTTCAGGCAGTCAATCATTCTAGGATTCCTATTGATGGTCATCTGATCAATGTTACGATTTCCGTTGGCGTTTCTGAAATCAACGAAAGTGACGTCTCAGTCAATGATTTCTATTCCCGAGTTGATCGAGCGTTGTATCATTCCAAACGTAATGGGCGCAAAGAAATAACAGTTATTTAA
- a CDS encoding MDR family MFS transporter codes for MSKQIKKSLYIMVFGTFFGVLCSTLMNTALPVFMRVFQVNSSTVQWLTNGYTLVNAIMIPTSAYFIKKFSFRHLFIAFSSIFLVGTFLGAIANSFTLVIIGRMIQAIGTGMMMPLVNVLAMQYTDRSKQGAVMGIIGLAFNFSPIIGPTLSGVILEYFTWQYLFILILPFIIVVVLLSIFFLPQIETNDNPKFDTISLITISLGLLLLLTGFSNIGQSNLFTFNVLGYAAIGLILIIIFSIMENKSSKPVINFEIFKHHQFTFATVINMLIVLTMYGNTILLPLMIQTILHKSPLISGLALLPGAVLTGFMSPVSGRLFDKYPIKRIVVTGVLIDCFGTFLQAVIDVNASVLMLTVGQTVRQLGLVLILIPIQTQALSSLPKKYISDGVATFNTLRQIAASFGTAIIIAVITMADKIMTGSTVNQSTGIQAGFLACLGFLIIALIMTFKLRRPDFE; via the coding sequence ATGTCAAAACAGATTAAAAAATCACTTTACATCATGGTTTTCGGAACCTTCTTTGGTGTTTTGTGCTCGACTCTCATGAACACTGCTTTACCAGTTTTCATGAGAGTTTTTCAAGTCAATTCTTCCACGGTTCAGTGGTTGACTAACGGCTATACTTTAGTAAACGCTATTATGATTCCTACAAGTGCCTATTTCATCAAAAAATTCTCTTTTAGACATCTATTCATTGCCTTTTCTTCAATTTTTCTTGTCGGAACATTTTTAGGCGCCATTGCTAATTCATTTACCCTCGTTATTATTGGACGAATGATTCAAGCTATCGGAACAGGGATGATGATGCCACTAGTCAACGTTTTAGCCATGCAATATACCGATAGAAGCAAACAGGGTGCGGTTATGGGAATCATAGGTTTAGCCTTTAACTTCTCACCTATCATTGGACCAACACTATCTGGAGTCATTTTGGAATATTTCACTTGGCAATATCTTTTCATTCTCATACTGCCATTTATTATCGTCGTGGTTTTACTATCCATTTTCTTTCTACCACAAATTGAGACTAATGATAATCCGAAATTCGATACCATTAGCTTAATTACAATCAGTTTAGGATTATTACTTTTACTAACTGGCTTCTCAAATATCGGTCAATCCAATCTCTTCACATTTAACGTACTAGGATATGCGGCCATTGGATTAATTTTAATTATTATCTTTTCTATTATGGAAAATAAATCATCTAAGCCTGTTATTAATTTCGAAATTTTCAAACATCATCAATTTACCTTTGCAACAGTTATCAATATGTTGATTGTCCTTACCATGTATGGCAACACGATCTTACTGCCACTGATGATCCAAACAATTTTACACAAAAGCCCTTTAATTTCTGGACTAGCCTTATTACCAGGGGCAGTCCTTACTGGCTTCATGTCACCAGTTAGCGGTCGTCTATTCGATAAATATCCGATTAAACGAATCGTAGTGACTGGTGTCTTAATTGATTGTTTCGGTACGTTTTTACAAGCAGTCATTGACGTCAATGCTTCCGTTTTAATGTTAACGGTTGGACAAACGGTTCGCCAATTAGGATTAGTTTTGATTCTAATTCCTATTCAAACTCAGGCTCTAAGCTCTTTGCCAAAGAAATATATCTCTGATGGTGTTGCAACATTCAACACGCTTAGACAAATTGCGGCATCTTTTGGTACTGCTATTATTATTGCGGTTATTACGATGGCAGATAAAATTATGACGGGAAGTACTGTTAACCAATCCACTGGGATTCAAGCTGGTTTTCTCGCCTGCCTAGGGTTTTTGATTATTGCTTTAATCATGACTTTCAAATTAAGACGTCCAGATTTTGAATAA
- a CDS encoding 5-methyltetrahydropteroyltriglutamate--homocysteine S-methyltransferase yields the protein MTVKTANKIGFQHVGSFLRPDVLKQARKDYFSNQITQSELTTIENEAIKDLVNKEVAVGLDYATDGEFRRSYWHLDFFWGFDGIDHIHYGEGYHFAHEETRDDTAILSGKIKFNPKSHPFIKDFEFLKSLTDDLEIEPKQTIPAPSQLYIELIRGTNDDKIKEFYPNIDDLYLDIEKAYHDALLAFYDKGARVIQLDDCSWGLFLDDKFLNTPDGKEYANSGIQGTLLNLNNKAIENLPEDLIINTHICRGNYHSDFAFSGGYGPVSDTLFAKENVDTYFLEYDSKRAGNFEPLSKVSGDKKVVLGLLTTKSGELEDRQAVISRIKEASQYLPLDRLWLSTQCGFASTEEGNVLTEQQEWAKLKLVKSIQDEVWG from the coding sequence ATGACAGTAAAAACAGCAAATAAAATTGGATTCCAACACGTTGGCAGTTTTCTTAGACCTGACGTTTTAAAACAAGCTCGTAAGGACTATTTCAGTAACCAAATCACACAATCTGAACTCACAACTATTGAAAATGAAGCTATCAAGGATCTCGTCAATAAAGAGGTTGCCGTAGGTCTCGATTATGCAACAGATGGCGAATTTAGGCGGTCTTATTGGCACTTAGATTTCTTCTGGGGATTTGATGGTATCGACCATATTCATTACGGAGAAGGCTACCATTTTGCTCACGAAGAAACTCGTGACGATACGGCTATTCTTTCGGGTAAAATCAAATTTAATCCTAAGTCACATCCTTTTATCAAAGATTTTGAATTTCTCAAATCACTGACCGATGACTTAGAGATTGAGCCTAAGCAAACTATTCCTGCTCCATCTCAACTTTACATAGAATTGATTAGAGGCACCAACGATGACAAGATAAAAGAATTTTATCCCAATATCGATGATTTATACCTCGACATTGAAAAAGCTTACCACGACGCTCTATTAGCCTTTTATGACAAGGGTGCACGTGTTATTCAATTGGATGATTGTTCATGGGGATTGTTTCTTGACGATAAATTTTTAAATACCCCTGACGGTAAAGAATACGCTAATTCTGGTATTCAAGGGACGCTTTTAAATCTAAATAACAAGGCTATTGAAAACTTACCTGAAGATTTAATCATTAATACTCACATCTGTCGTGGTAATTATCACTCTGACTTTGCCTTTTCTGGAGGCTACGGCCCTGTCAGTGACACCTTATTTGCCAAGGAGAACGTCGACACATATTTCCTAGAATATGACTCTAAACGTGCTGGTAATTTTGAACCACTAAGTAAAGTCTCTGGGGATAAAAAAGTTGTCCTAGGTCTTTTGACTACTAAATCAGGTGAATTGGAAGATCGACAAGCGGTTATTAGTCGCATCAAGGAAGCTAGCCAATATTTGCCCCTGGATAGATTGTGGTTATCGACTCAATGTGGCTTCGCTTCTACTGAGGAGGGAAATGTTCTTACTGAACAACAGGAATGGGCTAAATTGAAATTAGTTAAATCTATTCAAGATGAAGTTTGGGGATAA
- the mngB gene encoding mannosylglycerate hydrolase produces MVKTVHVFPHTHWDREWYFTTSRSRVYLLKDLMHVIDNLQHNTGYDRFILDGQASLIEDYLKWRPQDKNTIKQLVADKKLIIGPWYTQTDQFVISGESIVRNMQYGMDVCNELGTYMNVGYVPDSFGQESSMPQIYRGFGIPDTMFWRGVSEENVNHTEFVWKGEDGSKVNVYQIPSGYYIGGVVDETQLDKIMHQEPFASIVKRSTTNHIAFPNGFDQAPARKDLPQMIKKLNTVNKDFNFEVSSIQEYVDAVKSEKPDLEEISGEFTNGKNMRIHKSIYSSRSDLKKLNTEIQYYLVNILEPVLTMGKHFGVDYPQGAVNDIWKLMFENAAHDSIGSCVSDTTNEDVYMRYKQVRDISTNLVEVTLREIATQIKKNKKYEITLSVFNTLPVQRTEITKISFYAPSKDFDIVDSDGNSVDFSIESCDDQTEYISGQTIQLNPGEKIYKPEKIYKVIAFVFAKNVPAMGYKQLYLSENDNKNKAIENINDRTLENDNFKITVQDNGSLTITDKNSGKVYENQAVLEENGDDGDSFNYSPAKKDMIVYSTDQPNTVSVSKSKLVSLAKIDYEFSVPRTLKDRAQKDCNVKMPVSLEVRLEENSPVIKFSVNIDNHEPLDHRLCVDFATGISSKVSYADQQFGTIKRPVYREKEMKSWEANKKNWNEKPISIETCQSFVSLSNDENTISVFPKGVREYEIIGDDYSTIRLTLFRTYGMMGKVDLLYRPGRASGEKVIATPDAELRNDLSFEFGLSISNKKFDDSDVAAKAKDYDTPEQYYEYADFLNGRLIFNMDSVDRTLDENGSILKTNGNLILSTLKKADHRSGYIIRFYNGYGQKSTNDEIVFNKKPNRVELVDLKEDTIEKLPIVNNTVKLNNITHAKIKTLYFEY; encoded by the coding sequence ATGGTTAAGACAGTTCATGTTTTTCCCCATACTCATTGGGATCGGGAATGGTATTTCACTACTTCGCGTTCAAGAGTTTATTTGTTAAAAGACTTAATGCATGTGATTGATAATTTACAGCATAATACAGGGTATGACCGATTCATTCTAGATGGTCAAGCCTCATTAATTGAAGATTATTTAAAATGGCGTCCTCAAGATAAAAATACAATTAAACAATTAGTTGCAGATAAAAAGTTAATCATTGGACCTTGGTATACTCAAACGGATCAATTCGTTATTTCTGGTGAAAGTATTGTTCGTAACATGCAATATGGTATGGATGTTTGTAACGAATTAGGTACGTATATGAACGTAGGTTACGTTCCTGATTCATTTGGACAAGAATCAAGCATGCCACAAATTTATCGAGGATTTGGCATTCCAGATACAATGTTTTGGCGTGGCGTTTCTGAAGAGAATGTTAATCATACTGAATTTGTTTGGAAAGGCGAAGATGGCTCTAAAGTAAACGTTTATCAGATTCCATCAGGATATTACATTGGCGGTGTTGTTGATGAAACTCAATTAGATAAAATTATGCATCAAGAGCCATTTGCTTCAATTGTGAAAAGGTCGACAACAAATCACATTGCCTTTCCTAATGGTTTCGATCAAGCACCTGCAAGAAAAGATTTGCCTCAAATGATTAAGAAGCTGAATACAGTTAATAAAGATTTCAATTTTGAGGTTAGCTCTATTCAAGAATACGTTGACGCAGTGAAGAGTGAAAAACCGGACCTTGAAGAAATTAGTGGTGAATTTACCAATGGAAAGAATATGAGAATTCACAAATCCATTTATTCTTCTCGTTCAGATTTAAAGAAATTGAATACTGAAATTCAATATTATCTTGTAAATATCCTAGAACCTGTTTTAACGATGGGTAAGCATTTTGGAGTTGACTACCCACAAGGAGCTGTAAATGATATTTGGAAATTAATGTTTGAGAATGCTGCGCATGATTCAATTGGTTCCTGTGTTTCTGATACAACAAATGAAGATGTATACATGAGATACAAGCAAGTGCGAGATATCAGCACAAATTTGGTTGAGGTAACTCTAAGAGAAATAGCTACACAAATTAAGAAAAATAAGAAGTATGAAATCACACTATCGGTTTTTAATACTTTACCTGTACAGAGAACGGAAATTACAAAGATTTCTTTCTATGCTCCATCAAAAGATTTTGACATAGTTGATTCAGATGGAAATTCAGTCGATTTTTCGATTGAATCATGTGATGATCAAACAGAATATATTTCTGGACAAACGATTCAATTAAATCCAGGAGAAAAAATTTATAAGCCTGAAAAGATTTACAAAGTAATAGCATTCGTTTTTGCCAAAAATGTACCTGCGATGGGTTATAAGCAACTTTATCTTAGTGAAAATGATAATAAGAATAAGGCTATTGAAAATATTAATGATAGAACCTTAGAGAATGATAATTTTAAAATTACTGTTCAAGATAATGGATCATTGACGATAACAGATAAGAACTCTGGAAAAGTTTATGAAAACCAAGCGGTTCTAGAGGAAAATGGTGATGATGGAGATTCCTTCAATTATTCGCCTGCTAAAAAAGATATGATTGTTTATTCAACAGATCAGCCCAATACTGTTTCAGTGTCAAAGTCAAAATTAGTATCGTTAGCAAAAATTGATTATGAATTTTCAGTTCCACGTACCCTAAAGGATAGAGCTCAAAAAGATTGTAATGTAAAGATGCCTGTATCACTTGAAGTCAGACTTGAGGAGAATTCTCCTGTAATTAAGTTCAGTGTCAATATAGATAACCATGAGCCATTAGATCATAGATTATGTGTTGATTTTGCAACAGGAATTAGTTCAAAAGTTTCATATGCTGATCAACAATTTGGAACAATAAAGAGACCAGTTTATCGTGAAAAGGAAATGAAATCTTGGGAGGCAAATAAGAAAAATTGGAATGAAAAACCTATTTCCATTGAAACTTGTCAATCGTTCGTTTCATTGTCTAATGATGAAAATACTATTTCAGTGTTCCCTAAGGGAGTACGTGAATATGAAATTATTGGTGATGATTACTCAACAATCAGATTAACTTTATTTAGAACTTACGGCATGATGGGCAAAGTTGATTTACTTTATCGTCCAGGAAGAGCTTCAGGAGAAAAGGTTATTGCAACACCTGATGCAGAGTTACGCAATGATTTAAGCTTTGAATTTGGTTTATCAATTTCTAATAAAAAGTTTGATGATAGTGACGTTGCAGCAAAAGCAAAAGATTATGATACACCAGAGCAATATTATGAATATGCCGATTTCTTGAATGGTCGTTTGATATTCAATATGGATTCAGTTGATCGTACTTTAGACGAAAATGGAAGTATTTTAAAAACTAATGGCAATTTAATTTTAAGTACCTTAAAGAAAGCCGATCATCGTAGTGGTTACATTATTCGTTTCTATAATGGATATGGACAAAAATCAACGAATGATGAAATCGTTTTTAATAAGAAACCGAATAGAGTTGAATTAGTCGACTTGAAAGAAGACACGATTGAAAAACTTCCAATTGTCAATAATACTGTCAAATTGAATAATATAACTCATGCCAAAATTAAGACTTTATATTTTGAATATTAA
- a CDS encoding YxeA family protein, translating into MRSFLRLFLLAIFILGVGYLGACAYNKDNTSESAQALNKYNILVKREARYVKIDNSNAKDKDGYGNYTYDLKGYDKDGHSHPTSFMGMGKLKQDHYLKLDTKGTYVYSYKEVFKKDIPSDVYTKLNL; encoded by the coding sequence ATGAGAAGTTTTCTAAGGCTTTTTCTTTTAGCAATATTTATTTTAGGGGTTGGTTATTTAGGTGCTTGTGCTTATAACAAAGACAATACCAGCGAAAGTGCTCAGGCTCTCAACAAATACAATATCTTGGTCAAACGTGAAGCTAGATATGTCAAAATCGACAATTCTAATGCCAAAGATAAAGATGGCTACGGCAACTATACTTATGATCTTAAAGGTTATGACAAAGATGGACATTCCCACCCTACTTCATTCATGGGTATGGGCAAGTTGAAACAAGACCATTATTTAAAATTAGACACTAAGGGTACTTACGTTTATTCCTATAAAGAAGTTTTCAAAAAAGACATTCCCAGTGACGTCTATACTAAATTGAATCTCTAA
- a CDS encoding helix-turn-helix domain-containing protein, with protein MLKLSYPRLKKILMIIILARVEISGSELAKRLNVSTRTIRSDINELNSDIGGYDLKILNRRGKGYYLNFKNEKN; from the coding sequence ATGCTAAAACTATCTTATCCAAGATTAAAGAAAATATTAATGATAATAATTTTAGCTAGGGTTGAGATTTCAGGAAGTGAACTCGCCAAAAGATTAAATGTCAGTACTAGAACAATTCGTAGCGATATAAATGAATTGAATTCAGATATTGGTGGCTACGATTTAAAGATACTTAACCGAAGAGGTAAGGGCTACTATTTGAATTTTAAGAATGAAAAAAATTGA